The following coding sequences are from one Methanococcoides orientis window:
- a CDS encoding CbbQ/NirQ/NorQ/GpvN family protein, which produces MTDIICSQQRAEECVIKEEPYYVPVGNEVEIFRAAYENKLPVSLKGPTGCGKTRFIEYMAYDLGRPLITISCHEDLTANDLIGRFLIKGEGTEWNDGPLTAALKSGAICYLDEFVEARMDTRVVIHPLTDDRRIMPIEKMGIVLQAPPEFMLTISYNPGYQSVLKDLKQSTRQRFVSIDFDYPPAELETDIVAHESGVDEETARTLVDIGHRIRNFKQHGLEEGVSTRLLIYAGMLIRSGIEPREACKVAMVKPITDDADLQKSIDEIISAIME; this is translated from the coding sequence ATGACCGATATTATCTGTTCCCAGCAGCGTGCTGAAGAATGCGTCATTAAAGAAGAACCATACTACGTTCCTGTCGGAAATGAGGTCGAGATCTTCAGGGCTGCTTATGAAAATAAACTGCCTGTCAGTCTCAAAGGACCAACCGGGTGCGGGAAAACACGTTTTATCGAATATATGGCCTACGATCTGGGGCGTCCTCTTATTACGATCTCCTGTCATGAGGACCTGACAGCTAACGATCTTATCGGCAGGTTCCTGATAAAAGGAGAAGGAACCGAATGGAACGATGGACCCTTAACAGCTGCTTTGAAAAGCGGTGCTATCTGTTACCTTGATGAGTTCGTGGAAGCAAGGATGGATACAAGAGTAGTAATTCATCCGCTTACGGATGACCGGCGTATCATGCCCATCGAGAAAATGGGTATTGTACTTCAGGCACCACCTGAGTTCATGCTGACCATCTCCTACAATCCGGGATACCAGAGCGTGCTGAAGGACTTGAAGCAGAGCACAAGACAGAGATTTGTTTCTATTGATTTTGACTACCCGCCTGCTGAACTGGAAACCGACATAGTTGCTCATGAAAGTGGCGTGGATGAGGAAACTGCTCGCACTCTTGTGGATATTGGTCATCGCATACGTAATTTTAAGCAGCATGGCCTTGAGGAAGGAGTAAGCACCCGTCTTCTCATATATGCAGGTATGCTTATCAGGTCCGGGATAGAACCAAGGGAAGCATGCAAGGTCGCCATGGTCAAGCCGATCACAGATGATGCTGACCTCCAGAAAAGCATAGATGAGATCATATCAGCTATTATGGAGTGA
- a CDS encoding succinate dehydrogenase/fumarate reductase iron-sulfur subunit, whose amino-acid sequence MIKLKIRRQDGEKVWYDLFEVEDKPGMNLLEALFYVQEKLDGSLTFRYSCRGAVCGSCGMLINRVPRLACKVQVSELRKEPTNEGNPEVLIANKKKETDNDEILIEPLPNLDVIRDLVVNMDPFYSLLETVRPWLEMKNEIPEKENIMDQETQVKLEQYTNCILCAICHGSCPVAERDRKYYGPAALAKAWRFDFDPRENESNRKERLEIVDSESGVWGCDTVYKCVAVCPKKVAPTLGINELRNRIDTNKKKEE is encoded by the coding sequence ATGATCAAGCTAAAGATCAGAAGACAGGATGGAGAAAAGGTCTGGTATGATCTCTTTGAGGTTGAGGACAAGCCGGGAATGAATCTGCTGGAAGCATTGTTCTATGTTCAGGAAAAACTTGATGGAAGCCTGACATTCCGGTACTCTTGCAGAGGTGCTGTCTGTGGAAGTTGTGGAATGCTCATCAACCGGGTACCAAGGTTAGCCTGCAAGGTACAGGTATCTGAACTGAGGAAGGAACCTACGAATGAAGGGAATCCGGAGGTCCTGATAGCTAACAAGAAGAAAGAAACAGACAATGATGAAATACTGATAGAACCACTACCTAACCTGGATGTCATACGTGACCTTGTGGTAAATATGGATCCGTTCTATTCCCTGCTGGAGACTGTAAGACCCTGGCTTGAGATGAAGAATGAGATTCCTGAAAAAGAGAACATCATGGATCAGGAGACACAGGTCAAGCTTGAACAATATACCAACTGCATCCTATGTGCAATATGCCACGGGTCATGCCCTGTTGCAGAAAGAGACAGGAAATACTACGGACCGGCAGCTCTTGCAAAAGCATGGCGTTTTGATTTTGACCCAAGGGAAAATGAATCCAATAGAAAAGAAAGGCTTGAAATCGTGGACTCAGAATCCGGCGTATGGGGATGTGACACTGTATACAAGTGTGTTGCAGTCTGTCCCAAAAAAGTGGCACCTACGTTAGGGATAAATGAACTTCGCAACAGGATAGATACAAATAAGAAAAAAGAAGAGTAA
- a CDS encoding MBL fold metallo-hydrolase, with translation MKLGFKGGCKEVGRSALLVNDEILVDYGIKPGETPLYPVDQVAPKAVFVSHGHLDHCGAVANLMDMKPDVFMTPPTADLAHILAKDTLAISEREGRSVPYSGWELQQLTMNTQKVDTGIEFHTHGYTAEFYNAGHIPGSSAIYLEKDGKSIVYTGDFNTLDTRLVPVADELPKADALITESTYFNEDHPSRKETEREFIDSLKDTLDMGGNVIIPAFAIGRTQEILMLLSDYGIPCYVDGMGVGIYKLLMNHPDYLKNPAHLKHAFDNATFVKGRKRANVSLHGSVIVTTAGMLNGGPVLYYINQLYKDAKSKIMLTGYQVEGTNGRMMLDTGIIDNDGVIQQVRMKVEQYDFSAHCGDRELKQLVKDFCDKGGEKVFPMHGENAADFATWVNEEIGAEGYAPANGEDVMI, from the coding sequence ATGAAACTGGGATTCAAAGGCGGTTGTAAGGAAGTCGGACGTTCTGCACTCTTGGTCAACGATGAGATACTGGTCGATTACGGGATAAAACCTGGAGAGACTCCGCTCTATCCTGTAGACCAAGTAGCTCCTAAAGCTGTCTTTGTTTCACACGGCCATCTGGACCACTGCGGTGCTGTTGCAAATCTCATGGACATGAAACCTGATGTGTTCATGACACCACCGACTGCAGATCTTGCACATATATTAGCAAAAGACACACTTGCAATATCAGAAAGAGAAGGAAGATCCGTACCTTATAGCGGCTGGGAGCTACAGCAGTTAACAATGAACACCCAAAAGGTGGATACAGGAATAGAATTCCATACACACGGTTACACTGCAGAGTTTTATAATGCAGGTCACATACCCGGCTCTTCAGCAATATATCTTGAAAAAGATGGGAAAAGCATTGTCTATACCGGTGATTTCAACACCCTTGATACAAGACTTGTACCGGTAGCCGATGAACTGCCAAAAGCAGATGCACTCATAACAGAAAGCACATATTTTAACGAGGACCACCCTTCCAGAAAGGAAACTGAAAGGGAATTCATCGACTCACTGAAGGACACACTGGACATGGGAGGCAATGTAATTATACCTGCTTTCGCCATTGGAAGAACACAGGAAATACTCATGCTTCTCAGCGACTATGGTATCCCATGCTATGTGGACGGAATGGGAGTCGGGATATACAAACTTCTGATGAACCATCCTGATTATCTGAAGAACCCGGCACACCTGAAACATGCATTTGATAATGCAACATTTGTCAAAGGCAGAAAAAGAGCAAATGTTTCACTTCATGGCTCCGTTATCGTGACAACTGCAGGTATGCTTAACGGTGGCCCTGTGCTTTACTATATCAACCAGCTCTACAAGGACGCGAAATCCAAGATTATGCTTACAGGCTATCAGGTAGAAGGCACCAACGGAAGAATGATGCTCGATACCGGCATCATCGACAACGATGGAGTTATCCAGCAGGTCCGCATGAAGGTCGAGCAGTATGATTTCTCAGCCCACTGCGGCGACCGTGAGCTAAAGCAGCTTGTGAAAGATTTCTGTGACAAAGGCGGAGAGAAGGTCTTCCCAATGCATGGAGAGAACGCAGCAGATTTCGCCACATGGGTCAATGAAGAGATCGGTGCAGAAGGATATGCTCCTGCCAACGGCGAAGATGTTATGATCTAA
- the mobA gene encoding molybdenum cofactor guanylyltransferase yields MTISALILAGGRGRRLGNMEKALMNCDGRSVLERTINMLDDVVDEVLVSVRDEAQEKEFESHSCGKKMVLDSYSDIGPLAGILEGFKAAKGEYVFVTACDMPFIDPKVVELMFQCAEGHDAAVPLRPDGSMEPLCGVYRVAPMLPLIENSISSGKRFILAPVFELDDVVGVEMECIREVDPQLRTFININTFDDMDKLDVC; encoded by the coding sequence ATGACAATATCAGCATTGATCCTTGCAGGCGGGCGTGGCAGGCGCCTTGGAAATATGGAAAAGGCCCTTATGAACTGTGATGGCAGGTCTGTGCTGGAAAGAACCATCAACATGCTTGATGATGTAGTTGATGAAGTACTGGTCTCCGTAAGAGATGAAGCGCAGGAAAAAGAGTTCGAGTCACATTCCTGTGGTAAAAAGATGGTCCTTGACAGTTATTCTGATATAGGACCCCTGGCAGGGATCCTTGAGGGTTTCAAGGCAGCAAAGGGGGAGTATGTCTTTGTGACTGCATGTGACATGCCTTTTATTGATCCGAAGGTCGTTGAGCTCATGTTCCAGTGTGCAGAAGGGCATGATGCAGCAGTACCCTTGCGTCCGGATGGTTCCATGGAGCCATTGTGCGGGGTCTATCGTGTTGCACCTATGTTGCCTTTGATCGAAAATTCGATAAGTTCGGGGAAGAGGTTCATACTTGCACCGGTCTTTGAACTGGATGACGTTGTAGGCGTTGAAATGGAGTGTATTCGTGAAGTAGATCCGCAGTTAAGGACATTTATCAACATTAACACATTTGATGATATGGATAAACTGGATGTATGTTGA
- a CDS encoding DNA topoisomerase I — translation MHLIIAEKHIAAKRIATILAPKKPKQVRVSGMDTYEFNADDRTVVMGLSGHIVQLDFPKAYNNWQKVESRELIDAEVITTPTHVKIVSALKKLGKEATHVTIATDYDREGELIGVEALEIIKKVNPEVDFDRVFYSAITKKEIDDAFANPAAIDFNLADAGHSRQVIDLVWGASLTRYLSISAGRLGKLFLSVGRVQSPTLALIVDKEKERQAFIPKPYWEIFATLKDEKGELFNIQHKTLKFWDKAEAERVMDIIGDNATVTSVVRSKKTDKPPTPFNTTEFIGAASSIGYSAANAMRIAESLYTSGFISYPRTDNTVYPASIDLREQIEIFKKGTFKEYAEKLLAKEKLVPTRGKKETTDHPPIYPASLAKKSELNEQEWKLYELVVRRFFATFAEEAEWETLKVKFDIEDEEFKANGARLLHAGWRWYYPYNAPQDRLLPALEEGEVLTIKSKEMTSKETQPPGRYGQGRLIKLMEELGLGTKATRHDIISKLYSRAYVHGNPLQPTKTSFAVVEALEEYAPTITRHDMTSKLEEDMDRIAEGKVNEEDVLSDSRKMLDNVFAELEVNKEKISESLRAGLREDKVIGVCKECGSKLIVRRSKRGSRFIGCDGYPDCNFSLPLPKSGQVIVTDKTCEEHGINHIKIINAGKRPWDLGCPQCNFIEWKKTQEEEKKKLPEVPRPEKILDVPGIGKVTAEKLKDAGVSTVDELGEVNAIELSKSTGISVGKIMKWQEAVA, via the coding sequence ATGCATCTTATCATAGCAGAAAAACACATTGCGGCCAAGAGGATAGCAACTATCCTTGCCCCGAAGAAACCAAAGCAGGTACGTGTCAGCGGAATGGATACCTACGAGTTCAATGCTGATGACAGGACCGTTGTTATGGGGCTTAGTGGACACATCGTCCAGCTGGACTTCCCTAAAGCATACAACAACTGGCAGAAAGTAGAGTCAAGAGAGCTCATCGATGCTGAGGTCATCACCACACCCACACATGTAAAGATCGTGAGTGCACTTAAAAAGCTGGGAAAGGAAGCAACACACGTTACCATTGCTACTGACTACGACCGGGAAGGAGAACTTATTGGTGTAGAAGCGCTTGAGATCATCAAGAAAGTGAACCCTGAAGTAGACTTTGACCGTGTATTCTACAGTGCGATCACAAAGAAAGAGATAGATGATGCTTTTGCAAACCCTGCAGCTATTGATTTCAATCTTGCTGATGCAGGCCATTCCAGACAGGTCATCGACCTGGTATGGGGAGCATCGCTCACAAGATACCTTTCCATTTCAGCAGGCAGGCTGGGTAAACTTTTCCTATCTGTAGGAAGGGTACAATCACCGACCCTTGCACTTATAGTCGACAAGGAGAAAGAAAGGCAGGCTTTCATCCCAAAACCATACTGGGAAATTTTTGCCACCCTCAAGGATGAGAAGGGTGAACTCTTCAACATCCAGCACAAGACCCTGAAGTTCTGGGACAAAGCAGAAGCAGAAAGGGTAATGGACATCATAGGTGACAATGCAACCGTTACTTCGGTCGTCAGATCAAAGAAGACAGACAAGCCTCCCACCCCGTTCAATACCACCGAATTCATAGGCGCTGCAAGTTCCATCGGTTATAGCGCTGCCAATGCCATGAGGATCGCAGAATCACTTTATACAAGCGGTTTCATTTCATATCCGAGGACTGACAACACGGTCTATCCGGCATCTATCGACCTGAGAGAACAGATCGAGATCTTCAAGAAAGGTACTTTCAAGGAATATGCCGAAAAACTGCTTGCCAAGGAAAAACTCGTTCCGACCCGTGGTAAGAAAGAAACCACAGATCACCCTCCTATCTATCCTGCATCACTTGCAAAGAAGAGCGAGCTCAATGAACAGGAATGGAAGCTTTACGAACTTGTGGTCAGGAGATTCTTTGCGACCTTTGCTGAAGAGGCCGAATGGGAGACCCTTAAGGTAAAGTTCGACATTGAAGATGAGGAATTCAAGGCAAACGGTGCCAGACTTCTTCACGCAGGATGGAGATGGTACTACCCATACAATGCACCACAGGATAGGCTGCTTCCTGCTCTTGAAGAAGGTGAGGTGCTCACTATAAAGAGCAAAGAGATGACGTCAAAGGAGACACAGCCACCCGGAAGATATGGACAGGGAAGGCTCATAAAGCTCATGGAAGAGCTTGGACTTGGCACTAAAGCAACACGCCATGACATTATCAGCAAGCTATATTCAAGAGCATACGTCCACGGAAATCCGCTCCAGCCCACAAAAACATCCTTTGCAGTAGTAGAAGCTCTTGAGGAATATGCTCCTACTATCACAAGGCATGACATGACAAGCAAGCTGGAAGAGGACATGGACCGTATTGCAGAAGGCAAGGTCAATGAAGAGGATGTCCTGAGCGACTCAAGGAAGATGCTTGATAATGTATTTGCCGAACTTGAAGTCAATAAGGAGAAGATATCAGAATCATTGCGTGCCGGTCTTCGCGAAGACAAGGTCATTGGAGTCTGCAAAGAGTGTGGCTCAAAGCTTATAGTCAGACGCTCAAAGAGAGGATCCAGGTTTATCGGTTGTGATGGATATCCTGACTGTAATTTTTCATTACCACTTCCAAAGAGCGGACAGGTCATTGTTACTGATAAGACATGTGAAGAACACGGCATCAACCATATTAAGATCATAAATGCCGGTAAGCGTCCATGGGACCTTGGTTGCCCGCAATGTAATTTCATCGAATGGAAAAAGACACAGGAAGAAGAGAAAAAGAAGCTTCCTGAAGTTCCAAGACCTGAGAAGATACTGGATGTACCCGGTATCGGAAAGGTTACAGCTGAAAAGCTCAAAGATGCAGGCGTTTCAACTGTAGATGAGCTTGGTGAAGTAAACGCAATAGAACTTTCAAAAAGCACAGGAATTTCTGTCGGCAAGATCATGAAGTGGCAGGAAGCTGTTGCATAA
- a CDS encoding ferredoxin domain-containing protein gives MKINPESETIDMLAKTILVAARTAPKAKGKDDIVTALLETEDVETLASAMEEMAERKGDGFTFFNRDAQNVRNADAVLLIGFKTESVVGLNCGACGFESCKDMLQQSKVNVDFTGPHCSFKYIDMGIALGSAAARAKDLCVDNRVMYSVGAGALSAGLLDADIACGMPLSIKGKNLFFDRK, from the coding sequence ATGAAAATTAATCCTGAATCCGAAACTATTGACATGCTTGCAAAGACAATACTTGTTGCAGCAAGGACAGCGCCTAAAGCAAAAGGAAAAGACGATATTGTAACAGCATTACTGGAAACAGAAGATGTGGAAACCCTTGCGTCAGCCATGGAAGAGATGGCAGAAAGGAAGGGAGATGGATTTACATTCTTCAACCGCGATGCACAGAATGTACGCAATGCAGATGCAGTATTACTTATCGGTTTCAAGACCGAAAGTGTCGTTGGTCTAAACTGTGGAGCCTGTGGTTTTGAAAGCTGCAAGGACATGCTCCAGCAATCAAAGGTAAACGTTGATTTCACAGGCCCACACTGTTCTTTCAAGTACATTGACATGGGTATTGCACTGGGAAGCGCTGCTGCAAGAGCAAAGGACCTCTGTGTTGACAACAGGGTAATGTACTCGGTAGGTGCCGGAGCATTATCAGCAGGACTTCTGGATGCTGACATCGCATGTGGAATGCCTCTCAGCATCAAGGGCAAGAACCTGTTCTTTGACAGAAAATAA
- a CDS encoding nitric oxide reductase activation protein NorD, with translation MSQDEGEVVHLKEVIDILDSAGLLEDLSEVEISEISAEFEKIPLELLVLFRKQPSRFVEWFSIWMYSLNKDKGLENIYLSETFPAFIALGSATFSSLVELAIELNSLNSSVGNAFLGKIEELGLLMEPELLTIWYPMIREIAGNKWEVANELIGQTVIVFSALPEHQRKLLLLSSKEFRNIDLQLFLTFFTSAPLALATLSRSEFDKWTSLGRELSVENGEVASLFLKITPKFIGRIDIEDLAEYVEMGKGLFSYDEPEAAKTFYGAVFRGLGNNLLRADRDETRHLIGIGVQLTKICWRCVGSFFEIAPEMLIHLEIGEFDEWVFIGESISQSSTFYGSNYFHNSLSVLKNTDRKYYSTIFSNANHLAENNGMLAGIYFSILSDVLLNIHPKEIERWVHTGLEVFKIDREMAFSFFRNSPALLKDLDVTELDDWAKKGLSIFEEDRGSGRSYFSLRSKSATEFAEKLMSGVALKRVSRVLKYYSVGISGINFTIRSKSFLSGEFSKYPNPIVSGRTIYLEPTVKGYGDFEENFTIYKLAVMHEVGHIQFGTSVFELKDLLPLLEKTGIDILDLPEDMEVDPAVKSNVVAFVIGKLSAPFIAADIMGIIEDARVEHMTTSLYRGLLREFEKVRMQISQNRSPDKFGIERFMEAFLLYSVGIEPSFEIESDLQEILDISHEILVNNVFKPDSSTLDSLEATIEIYTVLTDRFGPLKLMEYESIRNFDYRGMGVGSSSSTQTSGEEFTEHAMESFIPQTVLPDEGELIEDRPGKGPEYARSKNWEVLGSYSYDEWDSRMQDYKNDWCTVYEVSPSGSDNEFYLEAREHYAREITLINRIFKMMKPESFRKLRRQLDGDDFDLDALIEAFTDRKCGINPSDRLYIRRDKRERDVATLFLLDMSASTRKKLENGRRILDVEKDSLIIMTQALESIGDKYAIAAFSGNTRSDVEFYTIKEFNEHFSEDAECKISALEPAMNTRLGAAIRHSISKLKDIDARIKLLVLLSDGDPYDLGFADGKYEGQMAIEDTRVAIQEGNALGMHFFCITVDSEAGEYLDAIFSDVGYTIIDNAASLPERLPMLYNRITT, from the coding sequence TTGTCACAGGATGAAGGGGAGGTCGTTCATCTTAAGGAGGTAATTGATATCCTGGATTCAGCAGGTCTGCTCGAGGACCTGTCAGAAGTTGAAATCAGTGAAATCTCTGCTGAATTTGAAAAAATACCTCTGGAATTGCTTGTACTTTTCAGAAAACAACCCTCCAGGTTTGTAGAATGGTTCTCTATCTGGATGTATTCACTTAACAAGGACAAGGGTCTTGAAAATATTTATTTATCTGAAACTTTTCCCGCATTCATTGCCCTCGGTTCTGCCACTTTCAGTAGTTTGGTCGAACTGGCCATAGAACTAAATTCTTTGAATTCCAGTGTTGGAAATGCATTTCTGGGAAAGATCGAAGAGCTTGGACTTTTGATGGAACCGGAACTTTTAACCATCTGGTATCCGATGATACGGGAGATTGCCGGTAACAAATGGGAAGTTGCTAATGAGCTTATTGGGCAGACTGTGATTGTCTTTTCTGCTCTTCCGGAACACCAGAGAAAATTGCTTTTGCTCTCCTCAAAGGAATTCAGGAATATTGATCTTCAGCTGTTCCTTACATTCTTTACCAGTGCACCTCTTGCATTAGCCACACTAAGCAGAAGTGAGTTCGATAAATGGACATCTCTCGGAAGAGAACTTTCTGTTGAAAACGGTGAGGTTGCCAGCTTATTCCTGAAGATTACTCCTAAGTTCATTGGCAGGATCGATATTGAAGATCTTGCAGAATATGTGGAAATGGGCAAAGGACTCTTTTCATACGATGAACCTGAAGCTGCAAAGACATTCTATGGGGCGGTTTTCAGGGGATTGGGAAATAATCTTCTGCGGGCTGACAGGGATGAAACAAGACATCTCATCGGTATTGGTGTACAATTAACTAAAATCTGCTGGAGATGTGTTGGGAGCTTTTTTGAGATTGCACCTGAGATGCTAATTCATCTGGAAATAGGGGAGTTCGATGAGTGGGTCTTTATTGGGGAGAGCATTTCGCAGAGCTCAACATTTTATGGCTCGAACTATTTCCACAATTCTCTTTCTGTATTGAAGAACACGGATCGGAAATACTATTCGACAATATTCAGTAATGCAAATCATCTGGCAGAAAATAATGGAATGCTTGCAGGAATATATTTTTCCATCCTGTCAGATGTGCTGCTCAATATACATCCGAAGGAGATCGAAAGATGGGTACATACGGGTCTTGAAGTCTTTAAAATCGACAGAGAAATGGCATTCAGTTTTTTCAGGAATTCCCCGGCATTGCTAAAGGACCTCGATGTAACAGAGCTTGATGACTGGGCGAAAAAAGGGCTTTCCATTTTTGAAGAGGATCGTGGGAGTGGCAGGTCCTATTTTTCGCTGAGGTCAAAGAGTGCAACGGAGTTTGCTGAAAAACTGATGAGTGGAGTGGCACTTAAGCGCGTGTCAAGGGTCCTTAAGTATTATTCAGTGGGAATCTCAGGCATAAATTTCACAATACGTTCAAAGAGTTTCCTGTCAGGAGAGTTCAGCAAGTATCCTAATCCGATAGTTTCCGGCAGGACGATCTATCTGGAGCCTACGGTGAAAGGGTATGGGGATTTCGAGGAGAACTTCACTATCTATAAGTTGGCTGTAATGCATGAAGTGGGACACATCCAGTTTGGAACTTCGGTCTTTGAGCTGAAGGATCTTTTGCCACTGCTAGAAAAGACTGGTATTGACATTTTGGATCTTCCTGAGGATATGGAAGTTGATCCTGCTGTTAAGTCTAACGTAGTTGCATTCGTTATCGGGAAACTTTCAGCTCCATTCATTGCTGCTGACATAATGGGAATTATAGAAGATGCAAGGGTGGAGCACATGACGACATCCCTTTACAGGGGATTGCTCCGGGAGTTCGAAAAAGTAAGAATGCAGATCTCACAGAACAGAAGTCCAGATAAATTTGGTATTGAAAGGTTTATGGAAGCTTTTTTGCTTTACTCTGTAGGTATCGAACCATCATTTGAAATTGAGAGCGATCTCCAGGAAATTTTGGATATTTCTCATGAAATACTTGTAAATAATGTTTTCAAACCTGATTCCTCCACACTTGATTCACTTGAAGCGACTATCGAAATCTATACCGTGCTTACTGATCGTTTTGGTCCCCTGAAATTAATGGAATATGAGTCGATAAGGAATTTTGACTATCGTGGAATGGGTGTCGGTTCTTCCTCTTCCACTCAAACTAGTGGTGAAGAATTTACGGAGCATGCAATGGAATCTTTTATTCCTCAGACCGTCCTTCCGGATGAAGGAGAGCTCATTGAGGACAGGCCGGGCAAAGGTCCTGAATATGCAAGATCGAAGAACTGGGAAGTGCTTGGAAGTTACAGTTATGATGAATGGGATTCCCGTATGCAGGACTATAAGAACGACTGGTGTACTGTCTATGAAGTATCCCCTTCAGGAAGTGACAATGAATTCTACCTTGAGGCCAGGGAACATTATGCACGTGAGATCACTCTGATTAACCGGATCTTTAAGATGATGAAGCCGGAATCCTTCCGCAAATTACGCAGGCAGCTGGATGGGGATGATTTTGATCTTGATGCTTTGATCGAGGCTTTTACTGACAGGAAGTGCGGTATCAACCCTTCTGACCGGTTGTACATTAGAAGGGATAAGCGTGAGAGGGATGTTGCCACTCTTTTCCTTCTGGATATGAGTGCATCAACGAGGAAGAAACTGGAAAATGGCCGTAGAATACTCGATGTGGAAAAGGATTCACTTATCATCATGACCCAGGCCCTTGAGAGCATAGGAGATAAGTATGCAATTGCAGCTTTTTCCGGCAATACCAGGTCCGATGTTGAATTCTATACGATAAAGGAGTTCAACGAGCACTTTTCAGAGGATGCGGAATGCAAGATAAGCGCTCTGGAACCTGCAATGAACACAAGGTTGGGTGCTGCGATCCGTCATTCCATCTCAAAGCTTAAGGACATCGATGCAAGGATAAAGCTTCTTGTCCTGCTTTCAGATGGCGACCCTTACGATCTTGGTTTTGCTGACGGCAAATATGAAGGGCAGATGGCCATTGAGGATACAAGGGTTGCAATACAGGAGGGCAATGCACTTGGGATGCACTTCTTCTGTATTACTGTTGACAGTGAAGCAGGAGAGTACCTGGATGCCATCTTCTCGGATGTAGGGTACACTATAATCGATAATGCGGCTTCACTGCCGGAAAGGCTTCCGATGCTTTATAACAGGATAACTACCTGA